Proteins encoded together in one Caldicellulosiruptor saccharolyticus DSM 8903 window:
- a CDS encoding GH39 family glycosyl hydrolase: MKITINYGKRLGKINKFWAKCVGSCHATTALREDWRKQLKKCRDELGFEYIRFHGWLNDDMSVCFRNDDGLLSFSFFNIDSIIDFLLEIGMKPFIELSFMPEALASGTKTVFHYKGNITPPKSYEEWGQLIEELARHLISRYGKNEVREWFFEVWNEPNLKDFFWAGTMEEYFKLYKYAAFAIKKVDSELRVGGPATAIDAWIPELKDFCTKNGVPIDFISTHQYPTDLAFSTSSNMEEAMAKAKRGELAERVKKALEEAYPLPVYYTEWNNSPSPRDPYHDIPYDAAFIVKTIIDIIDLPLGCYSYWTFTDIFEECGQSSLPFHGGFGLLNIHGIPKPSYRAFQILDKLNGERIEIEFEDKSPTIDCIAVQNEREIILVISNHNVPLSPIDTENIKVVLKGIENCREVFVERIDEYNANPKRVWLEMGSPAYLNREQIEELIKASELKKEKVSWGIVNNNEITFDLSVLPHSVVAVTIKNG, encoded by the coding sequence ATGAAAATAACTATTAATTATGGAAAGAGACTTGGGAAAATAAACAAATTTTGGGCAAAATGTGTTGGAAGCTGTCATGCTACAACTGCGTTAAGAGAAGACTGGCGAAAGCAATTAAAAAAATGTCGTGACGAACTTGGTTTTGAGTATATTCGATTTCATGGTTGGTTGAATGATGATATGAGTGTTTGTTTTAGAAATGATGATGGGCTACTTTCATTCTCATTCTTCAACATAGATTCTATAATTGATTTTCTTTTGGAGATAGGTATGAAACCATTTATTGAACTGAGCTTTATGCCAGAAGCGTTAGCGTCAGGTACAAAGACAGTTTTCCATTACAAAGGAAATATAACACCGCCGAAATCTTATGAAGAATGGGGTCAGCTGATTGAGGAGTTAGCAAGGCATCTTATTAGCAGATATGGGAAAAATGAAGTAAGAGAATGGTTTTTTGAGGTATGGAACGAACCAAATCTAAAGGATTTCTTCTGGGCAGGAACAATGGAAGAATATTTTAAGCTTTACAAATATGCTGCTTTTGCAATAAAGAAAGTGGACTCTGAACTAAGGGTAGGTGGACCAGCTACTGCAATCGATGCATGGATACCTGAACTAAAAGATTTTTGTACAAAAAATGGTGTTCCAATAGATTTTATTTCAACGCATCAATATCCAACAGATTTAGCATTCAGTACAAGCTCAAATATGGAAGAGGCTATGGCAAAAGCAAAGAGAGGTGAATTAGCAGAGAGGGTAAAAAAGGCTTTAGAGGAAGCATATCCATTGCCTGTTTACTACACTGAATGGAATAACTCTCCAAGTCCTCGAGACCCATATCACGACATACCTTACGATGCTGCTTTTATTGTAAAAACAATAATTGACATTATAGATTTACCACTTGGGTGTTATTCTTATTGGACATTTACAGATATCTTTGAAGAATGTGGACAGAGTTCTTTACCTTTTCATGGGGGATTCGGGCTTCTAAATATTCATGGTATACCAAAACCATCCTATAGAGCATTTCAAATTTTAGATAAACTAAACGGTGAGAGGATTGAGATAGAGTTTGAAGATAAAAGCCCAACCATTGATTGTATAGCTGTCCAGAATGAGAGAGAGATAATACTTGTGATCTCAAACCATAATGTTCCGCTGTCTCCTATTGATACCGAAAATATAAAAGTTGTTTTAAAAGGTATTGAGAATTGCCGAGAAGTTTTTGTTGAGAGAATAGATGAATATAATGCCAATCCAAAAAGAGTATGGCTTGAAATGGGCAGTCCTGCGTATCTCAATAGAGAACAGATTGAGGAGTTGATAAAAGCATCAGAACTAAAGAAAGAGAAAGTTTCATGGGGGATTGTGAATAATAATGAAATTACATTTGATTTAAGTGTTTTACCTCACTCAGTTGTGGCTGTTACAATTAAGAATGGTTAG
- a CDS encoding endo-1,4-beta-xylanase, with protein MKQQYLLDYEATKASKNGMPVCKFDSCIPALQFCKENGIKMRGHVLVWHNQTPEWFFHKDYDVSKPLVDAATMERRLESYIKQVIEFCQKNYPGVVYCWDVVNEAILDDGSWREINNNWYTIMKEKYVEKAFYYARKYAKKDVALFYNDYNVFLPAKREAIYNLAQKLKEKGLIDGLGLQPTVGLNYPELDSDDIDSFKTTLETFAKLGLQIHITELNFEIKGDESNRTPENLKKQADRYYEMMKLLLKEDTDNGGPCNITCVTVFGICDDYPLYKNFKQCMYLWDKNCNPKPCFYSFLQAGLDWKASLLSK; from the coding sequence ATGAAACAACAATACCTTTTAGATTATGAAGCTACAAAAGCAAGTAAAAATGGAATGCCAGTGTGTAAATTTGACAGCTGCATTCCTGCTTTACAATTTTGTAAGGAAAATGGCATAAAAATGAGAGGACATGTGTTAGTATGGCATAATCAGACACCAGAATGGTTTTTCCACAAAGACTATGATGTATCGAAACCACTTGTAGATGCTGCTACTATGGAACGCCGGTTGGAAAGTTATATCAAACAGGTAATTGAATTTTGTCAAAAAAATTATCCCGGTGTAGTCTATTGCTGGGATGTTGTTAACGAAGCTATACTTGATGATGGTTCATGGAGAGAAATCAATAATAATTGGTATACCATTATGAAAGAAAAGTATGTGGAAAAGGCATTTTATTATGCAAGAAAATATGCCAAAAAAGATGTTGCCCTGTTTTACAATGATTACAATGTTTTTCTCCCTGCAAAGAGAGAAGCAATTTATAATCTTGCTCAGAAACTTAAAGAAAAAGGATTGATTGACGGGTTGGGTCTTCAACCTACAGTAGGCTTGAATTATCCTGAATTAGATTCTGATGATATAGATTCATTCAAAACGACATTAGAAACATTTGCAAAACTTGGCTTACAAATTCATATTACTGAGTTAAATTTTGAAATAAAGGGAGATGAGAGCAATCGTACTCCTGAAAATCTCAAAAAACAAGCAGATAGGTATTACGAAATGATGAAGTTATTATTGAAGGAAGATACTGATAATGGTGGGCCTTGCAACATAACTTGTGTTACTGTTTTTGGTATCTGTGACGATTATCCACTATATAAAAATTTTAAGCAGTGCATGTATCTTTGGGATAAAAATTGCAATCCTAAACCATGTTTTTATTCATTTCTCCAAGCAGGTTTAGACTGGAAAGCATCTTTATTAAGCAAATAA
- a CDS encoding acetylesterase — translation MAIMQINFYSKMLKKNTTILAILPVDKPDKKFQKDVDSENLKTLYLLHGYAGNYMDWLCGARIVELSMRYNVAVFLPSGENSFYLDDEEKEEYFGEFVGNEIIEFTRSVFPIPQKREKTFIGGLSMGGYGALRNGLKYNKNFVGIIALSSALIIHKIAGIPKDYRNAYASYNYYRRVFGDLNSLIGSDKDINALVTKLKQEKGSIPKIYMACGRDDFLVQENRDLFNFLKNEGIDVVYEEDEGGHDWDFWNKYIANAFEWMSKVSD, via the coding sequence ATGGCTATCATGCAAATCAACTTTTATTCAAAGATGTTGAAAAAGAACACAACAATTTTGGCCATTTTACCCGTAGATAAACCAGATAAGAAATTCCAGAAAGATGTTGATAGTGAAAATTTGAAAACCTTATATCTTTTGCATGGTTATGCTGGTAACTACATGGATTGGTTGTGTGGAGCCCGAATTGTTGAATTATCAATGCGATATAATGTTGCTGTGTTTCTGCCATCAGGTGAAAATAGTTTTTATTTAGATGATGAAGAAAAGGAAGAATATTTTGGTGAATTTGTGGGAAATGAAATTATAGAATTTACAAGAAGCGTTTTTCCTATTCCTCAAAAAAGGGAAAAAACTTTTATTGGCGGTTTATCAATGGGAGGTTACGGTGCTCTTAGAAATGGGCTTAAATATAACAAGAATTTTGTAGGTATAATAGCTTTATCATCAGCACTAATAATTCATAAGATTGCAGGTATTCCTAAGGATTATAGGAATGCTTATGCAAGTTATAACTATTATAGACGAGTGTTTGGAGACCTAAACTCTTTAATAGGTAGCGATAAAGACATAAATGCCTTAGTTACTAAGCTAAAACAAGAAAAAGGTAGTATTCCAAAAATATACATGGCATGCGGCAGAGATGACTTTTTAGTTCAAGAAAACAGAGATTTATTTAATTTTTTGAAAAATGAAGGTATAGACGTGGTTTATGAGGAAGACGAAGGTGGACATGACTGGGATTTTTGGAACAAATATATTGCAAATGCTTTTGAGTGGATGAGTAAGGTTTCTGATTAA
- a CDS encoding endo-1,4-beta-xylanase, whose product MLNLSLAKTYKDYFKIGAAVTAKDLEGVHRDILLKHFNSLTPENAMKFENIHPEEQRYNFEEVARIKEFAIKNDMKLRGHTFVWHNQTPGWVFLDKNGEEASKELVIERLREHIKTLCERYKDVVYAWDVVNEAVEDKTEKLLRESNWRKIIGDDYIKIAFEIAREYAGDAKLFYNDYNNEMPYKLEKTYKVLKELLERGTPIDGIGIQAHWNIWDKNLVSNLKKAIEVYASLGLEIHITELDISVFEFEDKRTDLFEPTPEMLELQAKVYEDVFAVFREYKDVITSVTLWGISDRHTWKDNFPVKGRKDWPLLFDVNGKPKEALYRILRF is encoded by the coding sequence ATGCTAAACTTATCATTAGCAAAAACATACAAAGATTACTTTAAAATAGGTGCTGCAGTAACTGCGAAAGATTTAGAAGGAGTTCATAGGGATATTCTTTTGAAGCATTTTAATAGCCTCACACCAGAAAATGCCATGAAGTTTGAAAATATTCATCCAGAAGAGCAGAGATATAATTTTGAAGAGGTTGCCAGGATAAAAGAGTTTGCAATTAAAAATGACATGAAGTTAAGAGGACATACATTTGTTTGGCATAATCAAACTCCGGGGTGGGTGTTTTTAGATAAGAATGGGGAAGAAGCCTCAAAAGAGTTAGTTATTGAAAGGTTAAGAGAGCATATAAAAACTTTGTGTGAGAGATACAAGGATGTAGTATATGCGTGGGATGTGGTGAACGAAGCAGTAGAAGATAAAACAGAAAAGCTTTTGCGAGAATCAAACTGGAGAAAAATTATTGGAGATGATTATATTAAAATTGCTTTTGAGATAGCAAGAGAATATGCAGGAGATGCAAAGTTATTTTATAACGATTATAACAATGAAATGCCTTATAAATTAGAAAAAACCTACAAAGTTCTAAAAGAGCTTTTAGAAAGAGGTACTCCAATAGATGGAATTGGTATACAAGCACACTGGAATATATGGGATAAAAATCTTGTTAGTAATTTAAAAAAGGCTATAGAAGTATATGCTTCCTTAGGTTTAGAAATTCATATTACAGAACTTGACATTTCAGTATTTGAGTTTGAAGATAAGAGGACTGACTTGTTTGAACCAACCCCGGAAATGCTTGAACTACAAGCAAAAGTATATGAAGATGTATTTGCAGTTTTTCGAGAATATAAAGATGTAATAACTTCTGTTACATTATGGGGTATTAGCGACAGACACACATGGAAAGATAACTTCCCTGTAAAGGGTCGAAAAGATTGGCCTCTCTTATTCGACGTAAATGGAAAACCAAAAGAAGCCTTGTACAGGATATTAAGATTTTAA
- a CDS encoding GH39 family glycosyl hydrolase, producing the protein MTNIKIEKGKQIGIFPDKWKFCVGSGRIGLALQKEYIDALLYVKKHIDFKYIRAHGLLHDDVGIYREDIIDGNEVSFYNFTYIDRIYDSFLELGIRPFVEIGFMPSKLASGTQTVFYWRGNVTPPKDYGKWERLIKSVVKHFIDRYGEKEVVQWPFEIWNEPNLNVFWKDANQAEYFKLYEVTAKAIKEVNENIKVGGPAICGGSDYWIDDFLHFCYKNKVPVDFLTRHAYTGKPPQYTPHFVYQDVHPIEYMLNEFKSVREKVRNSPFPDLPIHITEFNSSYHPLCPIHDTPFNAAYLARVLSEAGDYVDSFSYWTFSDVFEEADVPRAIFHGGFGLVAFNNIPKPVFHMFTFFNAMGNKILYRDEHILITERENGTIAIVAWNEVMKKEEATDRKYKIEIPVDYNDVFIKQKLIDEENGNPWRTWIQMGRPRYPTKEQIETLREVAKPKISTFRMMAENGYITLEFTLSKNAVVLFEVSKVVDESDTYIGLDDSKIPGY; encoded by the coding sequence GTGACGAATATAAAGATTGAGAAAGGCAAGCAAATAGGCATATTTCCAGATAAATGGAAGTTTTGTGTCGGTAGTGGTCGAATAGGACTTGCATTGCAAAAGGAGTATATAGATGCTCTTTTATATGTAAAAAAACACATAGATTTTAAATATATAAGAGCTCATGGGCTGCTGCATGATGATGTAGGTATTTACCGTGAAGATATAATTGATGGCAATGAAGTTTCATTTTACAATTTTACGTATATTGACAGAATATATGACTCATTTTTAGAACTTGGCATACGACCGTTTGTTGAAATTGGGTTCATGCCCTCAAAACTTGCATCTGGTACTCAGACAGTATTTTACTGGAGGGGTAATGTCACTCCTCCTAAGGACTATGGTAAGTGGGAAAGGCTAATCAAAAGTGTTGTAAAGCATTTTATAGACAGATATGGCGAAAAAGAGGTTGTTCAGTGGCCATTTGAAATCTGGAACGAACCTAATTTGAATGTATTCTGGAAAGATGCAAACCAGGCAGAATACTTCAAATTATATGAAGTTACAGCAAAAGCCATAAAAGAAGTAAATGAGAATATAAAAGTGGGTGGACCGGCAATCTGTGGCGGTTCCGATTATTGGATTGATGATTTTTTGCACTTTTGCTACAAGAATAAAGTGCCGGTAGATTTTTTAACACGACATGCGTACACAGGTAAGCCTCCTCAATACACACCACATTTTGTATATCAGGATGTGCATCCGATTGAATATATGCTAAACGAGTTTAAAAGTGTCAGAGAAAAGGTAAGGAATTCGCCGTTTCCCGACCTTCCAATACACATAACCGAATTCAACAGTTCGTACCATCCGCTGTGTCCGATACATGATACACCATTTAATGCTGCGTATTTGGCAAGAGTGCTGAGTGAAGCGGGTGATTACGTGGATTCTTTTTCGTATTGGACATTTAGCGATGTGTTCGAGGAAGCAGATGTTCCAAGGGCAATCTTTCATGGCGGTTTTGGCCTTGTTGCATTTAATAATATTCCAAAACCAGTTTTTCATATGTTTACCTTCTTTAATGCTATGGGAAACAAGATACTCTATAGAGATGAACATATATTAATAACGGAGAGAGAAAATGGTACAATTGCCATAGTTGCATGGAATGAAGTTATGAAAAAAGAGGAAGCAACTGATAGAAAATATAAGATAGAAATACCTGTAGATTATAATGATGTATTTATAAAGCAAAAACTAATTGACGAAGAAAACGGGAATCCATGGCGTACTTGGATCCAAATGGGTAGACCCAGGTATCCCACCAAAGAACAAATAGAAACATTAAGAGAGGTAGCAAAGCCTAAAATAAGTACATTTAGAATGATGGCAGAAAATGGTTATATTACCCTTGAATTTACGTTAAGTAAAAATGCTGTGGTGCTTTTTGAGGTAAGCAAGGTTGTAGATGAGTCAGATACTTATATAGGACTTGACGATAGTAAAATACCAGGTTATTAG
- a CDS encoding endo-1,4-beta-xylanase, producing MKKRTFKSVTLLAVAIVFLVSGVFLKAFPVMQNAKAQSSSVTVINFEGKDTLTFFAYGNAKIATDQSSAIEGKKSIKVTNRKSIWDSLAIDVKDVLKRGKTWVISSYIKHVGKKPIAFSITALYDDGKGLKYVQLGEKIVMPSKWEKIAVKWKPTLKNPSNLIIAIHPTVDKTTAYNVDSIQVMTEETYLSQAIIYKDTFENNTTNWRPRGEGVKIKLDNSKFHEGNESLYVSGRTAFWHGAKIPIIKYVVPGKRYKFSIWVYHTSMDLKRFSILVQRKMADEAQYRYDWITSKEVAGDGWEEISGSYVVPDNGKIEELEFYIESPDPTLSFWVDDFTISDTMKLQQPNYSLPSLKEKYKNDFKVGVAIGYGELINSIDKQFIKKHFNSITPGNEMKPESLLRGPDKYDFTIADAFVEFATKNNISIRGHTLVWHNQTPDWFFKDSNGNFLKKDELLKRLKKHIYTVVGRYKGKIYAWDVVNEAIDETQPDGYRRSNWYKICGPEYIEKAFIWAHEADPQAKLFYNDYNTEVPQKRMFIYNMIKNMKSKGIPIHGVGLQCHINVDSPSVEEIEETIKLFSTIPGLEIQITELDMSFYQWGSSVYYVEPSREMLLRQAKKYYELFNLFRKYKKIIKSVTFWGLKDDYSWLRGVFNKPDFPLLFDEYYDGKPAFWALIDYSVIPQNINLPAPPAIPKLNTKK from the coding sequence ATGAAAAAACGCACATTTAAGTCAGTAACATTATTGGCTGTAGCTATTGTTTTTTTAGTGTCAGGTGTATTTTTAAAAGCATTTCCAGTAATGCAAAACGCAAAAGCACAGTCATCATCTGTGACGGTCATTAACTTTGAAGGGAAAGATACACTAACTTTCTTTGCATATGGCAATGCCAAAATAGCAACAGATCAAAGTTCAGCGATAGAAGGAAAAAAGAGCATCAAGGTTACAAACAGAAAATCCATATGGGACAGCCTCGCTATAGACGTAAAGGATGTCTTGAAGAGAGGCAAGACATGGGTGATATCAAGTTATATAAAGCACGTTGGCAAAAAGCCAATAGCATTTTCCATAACGGCTTTATATGATGACGGCAAGGGACTAAAATACGTTCAGCTTGGCGAAAAAATAGTAATGCCAAGCAAGTGGGAAAAAATCGCTGTAAAATGGAAGCCAACACTGAAAAACCCATCAAATCTGATAATTGCAATCCATCCAACGGTTGACAAAACAACCGCCTATAACGTGGACAGTATTCAGGTAATGACAGAGGAAACTTATCTATCACAAGCCATAATATATAAGGACACATTTGAAAATAATACTACTAACTGGCGGCCAAGAGGAGAGGGTGTTAAGATAAAATTAGACAATTCAAAATTTCATGAGGGTAACGAAAGCCTTTATGTATCTGGTCGCACAGCCTTCTGGCATGGAGCAAAGATTCCGATTATCAAATATGTTGTTCCTGGTAAGCGTTACAAATTCAGTATTTGGGTATATCATACATCAATGGATTTGAAAAGGTTTTCAATTTTGGTTCAGAGAAAAATGGCTGATGAAGCTCAATACAGGTATGACTGGATAACTTCTAAAGAAGTTGCCGGGGATGGCTGGGAAGAAATAAGCGGAAGTTACGTTGTACCTGATAACGGTAAAATAGAAGAACTTGAATTTTACATTGAATCTCCGGACCCAACTCTTTCTTTCTGGGTTGATGACTTTACAATATCTGATACCATGAAATTGCAACAGCCAAATTATAGTCTGCCTTCTTTGAAAGAAAAGTACAAAAACGACTTTAAAGTGGGTGTAGCAATTGGATATGGCGAGCTTATAAATAGCATTGACAAACAGTTTATAAAAAAGCACTTTAACAGCATTACACCTGGTAATGAGATGAAACCGGAAAGCCTTCTTAGAGGTCCTGACAAATATGATTTTACAATAGCAGATGCTTTTGTTGAGTTTGCAACTAAGAATAACATCAGTATTCGCGGACACACACTTGTGTGGCATAACCAAACCCCAGACTGGTTTTTCAAAGATTCCAACGGGAACTTTTTGAAAAAGGATGAGCTTTTGAAGAGGTTGAAAAAGCATATATACACAGTTGTTGGAAGATATAAAGGCAAGATATACGCATGGGATGTTGTGAACGAAGCTATAGATGAAACTCAGCCAGATGGGTATAGAAGGTCGAACTGGTACAAAATTTGTGGTCCAGAGTATATCGAAAAAGCATTTATATGGGCGCATGAGGCAGACCCTCAAGCCAAGCTTTTTTACAACGATTACAACACCGAGGTACCGCAGAAGAGGATGTTTATATACAACATGATTAAAAATATGAAGTCTAAAGGTATTCCTATTCACGGTGTAGGTCTTCAGTGTCATATAAATGTTGACAGTCCATCTGTTGAAGAAATTGAAGAGACAATAAAACTGTTCAGTACAATTCCAGGGCTTGAGATTCAGATTACAGAGCTTGACATGAGCTTTTATCAATGGGGTTCTTCTGTTTACTATGTTGAACCGTCCAGAGAGATGCTGCTAAGGCAAGCAAAGAAGTATTATGAACTGTTTAATCTATTTAGAAAATACAAAAAAATAATCAAGAGTGTTACATTCTGGGGGCTCAAAGATGACTATTCATGGCTCAGGGGAGTTTTCAACAAGCCAGATTTTCCACTTTTGTTTGATGAATATTATGATGGTAAACCGGCTTTCTGGGCACTGATAGATTACTCAGTAATACCACAAAATATAAATCTGCCTGCACCACCGGCTATTCCTAAATTGAATACGAAGAAATAA